The following coding sequences are from one Alkalinema sp. FACHB-956 window:
- a CDS encoding HD domain-containing phosphohydrolase: MNSLDLERPKVLVVDDHPSSRMAAVSLLAVEGYELLQAESGPVAINKVLEEDPDLILLDVMMPGMDGYEVCRRLKSDEHTRLIPIVFVTALDDRRARLRGIEAGGDDFITKPFDQLELSARVRSLVRQRRLNQDLDHAEKVLFSIARTVESRDPNTGDHCERLVQRGNAFGEFLKMSRSEIRDLMWGGYLHDIGKVGIPDAILLKPGKFTPEEVEIMKQHVLIGERICQPLRTMRGVIPIIRHHHERWDGSGYPDRLKGGEIPFLAQVFQIIDIYDALTSERPYKHAFTPEEALGILQQETAKGWRNPDLVKLFSEFIYTTEIHKPSRDVWMGRYVKRSSFHRSVS, translated from the coding sequence GTTTCGTTACTAGCGGTTGAGGGATATGAACTATTACAAGCGGAGAGTGGCCCTGTGGCCATCAATAAAGTGTTGGAGGAAGATCCCGATCTCATCCTATTGGATGTGATGATGCCGGGAATGGATGGCTATGAGGTGTGTCGGCGGCTTAAGTCCGATGAGCATACAAGACTGATCCCGATCGTGTTTGTGACTGCCTTGGACGATCGTCGAGCGCGTCTGCGGGGGATTGAGGCCGGGGGCGATGATTTTATTACCAAACCCTTCGACCAGTTGGAACTTTCGGCGCGGGTTCGTTCTCTTGTGCGGCAGCGGCGGCTCAATCAAGATTTGGATCATGCGGAGAAGGTGCTGTTTTCCATCGCCCGCACTGTGGAAAGCCGGGATCCCAATACAGGGGATCATTGTGAGCGGTTAGTGCAGCGGGGCAACGCCTTTGGGGAGTTCCTGAAAATGTCGCGATCGGAGATTCGCGATCTGATGTGGGGCGGCTACCTCCATGACATTGGCAAAGTGGGCATTCCGGACGCGATCTTGCTGAAACCGGGCAAGTTTACGCCGGAGGAAGTGGAAATTATGAAGCAGCATGTGCTGATTGGGGAGCGCATTTGCCAACCCCTGCGAACCATGCGAGGTGTCATCCCGATTATTCGCCATCACCATGAGCGCTGGGATGGTTCCGGCTATCCCGATCGCCTCAAGGGAGGGGAGATTCCCTTTCTGGCTCAGGTGTTCCAGATTATTGATATCTACGATGCGCTGACCAGCGAACGCCCCTATAAACATGCGTTTACCCCCGAAGAGGCGCTGGGCATTCTCCAACAGGAAACGGCCAAAGGGTGGCGCAATCCTGATTTGGTCAAGTTATTTTCTGAGTTTATTTACACCACCGAGATTCACAAGCCTTCGCGGGATGTCTGGATGGGGCGATACGTGAAACGGTCTTCCTTCCACCGCAGTGTGTCTTAG
- the glmU gene encoding bifunctional UDP-N-acetylglucosamine diphosphorylase/glucosamine-1-phosphate N-acetyltransferase GlmU, with product MVAIAILAAGKGTRMKSDLPKVLHSLGNRSLVERVLDTGATLNPERQIAIVGYRSELVREALGHRSVEFVEQTEQLGTGHAVQQLLPYLTDFQGDLLVLNGDVPLLRPETLQNLLKTHQDHQNAATILTAQLPNPKGYGRVFCDEAGYLTAIIEDRDCTPEQRQNCRVNAGIYCFRWPDLAAVLPKLTAENDQNEYYLTDAVNFLKPVMVMDVPDYQEIWGINDRRQLTNAYQILQTRIKTNWMLQGVTIVDPASVTIDDTVELQPNAVIEPQTHLRGNTKISAGCRIGPGSLIENSTIGENTTVLYSVVTDSTVASGTCVGPYAHLKAQASVGSGCRIGNFVEVKNSQIGDRTNVSHLSYIGDATLGQQVNVGAGTITVNYDGKYKHRTVIGDRTRIGSNCSLVAPLTIGSDVTTAAGSTIVEDLPNDCLAIARVKQVVKPGWRPKWLRQGATSAE from the coding sequence ATGGTTGCGATCGCAATTTTGGCAGCAGGCAAAGGAACCAGGATGAAGTCGGATTTGCCGAAGGTGCTGCATTCGTTGGGGAATCGATCTTTAGTAGAGCGGGTACTGGATACGGGGGCTACGTTGAATCCAGAGCGCCAAATTGCGATCGTGGGATACCGCAGTGAGCTAGTGCGGGAAGCCCTGGGTCATCGATCGGTGGAATTTGTGGAGCAGACGGAGCAATTGGGCACGGGCCATGCGGTGCAGCAACTGTTGCCATACCTCACGGATTTTCAAGGTGATTTGCTGGTGCTGAATGGGGATGTGCCATTGCTACGGCCAGAAACGCTGCAAAATCTCTTGAAAACCCATCAGGATCACCAAAATGCGGCCACGATTCTGACGGCACAGTTGCCTAACCCCAAAGGTTATGGTCGGGTGTTTTGCGATGAGGCGGGCTACTTGACCGCGATTATTGAAGATCGGGACTGTACGCCGGAACAGCGGCAAAATTGCCGGGTCAATGCGGGGATTTATTGCTTCCGTTGGCCGGATTTGGCAGCGGTGTTGCCCAAGCTGACGGCGGAGAATGATCAAAACGAGTATTACCTCACGGATGCAGTGAATTTCCTCAAGCCAGTGATGGTCATGGATGTACCGGACTATCAGGAAATCTGGGGTATTAACGATCGCCGCCAGTTGACTAATGCCTATCAGATTTTGCAAACCCGGATCAAAACTAATTGGATGCTCCAGGGCGTGACGATCGTTGATCCGGCCAGTGTGACGATCGATGACACGGTGGAACTGCAACCGAATGCAGTAATCGAGCCGCAAACCCACCTACGGGGTAACACAAAAATTAGTGCAGGCTGTCGGATTGGCCCGGGGAGCCTAATTGAAAACAGCACGATCGGCGAAAACACCACGGTTCTCTATTCCGTCGTGACCGATAGCACCGTTGCTTCTGGAACCTGTGTGGGCCCCTATGCTCACCTCAAGGCGCAGGCATCGGTTGGTTCTGGCTGCCGGATTGGTAACTTTGTGGAAGTGAAGAATTCCCAAATTGGCGATCGCACGAATGTTTCTCACCTGTCCTACATCGGGGATGCAACCCTGGGGCAGCAGGTTAACGTGGGTGCGGGGACGATTACGGTGAACTACGACGGTAAATACAAGCACCGCACTGTGATTGGCGATCGCACCCGGATTGGTTCTAACTGTTCCCTCGTGGCTCCCTTGACGATCGGTTCGGATGTCACAACGGCGGCGGGTTCCACAATTGTGGAAGATTTGCCCAATGACTGTCTGGCGATCGCTCGGGTAAAACAGGTGGTGAAGCCCGGTTGGCGACCCAAGTGGCTGCGTCAGGGGGCGACTTCGGCGGAATAA
- a CDS encoding DUF2256 domain-containing protein, producing MAKQRKKSDFPSKPCAVCGLPMTWRKKWADCWDEVKYCSDRCRRRKSQATPASE from the coding sequence ATGGCTAAACAGCGTAAGAAATCCGACTTTCCCAGCAAACCTTGTGCCGTCTGTGGCCTCCCCATGACCTGGCGCAAAAAGTGGGCAGACTGCTGGGACGAGGTGAAGTATTGCTCCGATCGCTGCCGCCGCCGCAAATCCCAAGCCACGCCAGCCTCCGAGTAA